The Dasypus novemcinctus isolate mDasNov1 chromosome 2, mDasNov1.1.hap2, whole genome shotgun sequence genome includes a region encoding these proteins:
- the TNFAIP8 gene encoding tumor necrosis factor alpha-induced protein 8 isoform X2, protein MLKLVATDVFNSKNLAVQAQKKILGKMVSKSIATTLIDDTSSEVLDELYRVTKEYTQNKKEAEKIIKNLIKTVIKLAILYRNNQFNQDELALMEKFKKKVHQLAMTVVSFHQVDYTFDRNVLSRLLNECRELLHQIIQRHLTAKSHGRVNNVFDHFSDCEFLAALYNPFGNFKPHLQKLCDGINKMLDEENI, encoded by the coding sequence TGGCCACAGATGTCTTTAATTCCAAAAACCTGGCCGTGCAGGCACAAAAGAAGATCTTGGGTAAAATGGTATCCAAATCCATCGCCACCACCTTAATAGACGACACAAGCAGCGAGGTCTTAGATGAGCTGTACAGGGTGACCAAGGAGTATACCCAAAAcaagaaggaggcagagaaaatcatcaaaaacctcatcaaaacagtcatcaaactgGCCATTCTTTACAGGAATAACCAGTTTAATCAAGATGAGCTGGCACTGATGGAGAAATTTAAGAAGAAAGTTCATCAGCTCGCTATGACCGTGGTCAGTTTCCATCAGGTGGATTACACCTTTGACCGGAACGTGTTATCCAGGCTGCTTAATGAATGCAGAGAGTTGCTCCACCAGATCATTCAGCGTCACCTCACTGCAAAATCACACGGACGAGTCAATAATGTCTTTGATCATTTTTCAGATTGTGAATTTTTGGCTGCCTTGTATAAtccttttggaaattttaaacCCCACTTACAAAAACTTTGTGATGGTATCAACAAAATGTTAGATGAAGAGAACATATGA
- the TNFAIP8 gene encoding tumor necrosis factor alpha-induced protein 8 isoform X3, which yields MATDVFNSKNLAVQAQKKILGKMVSKSIATTLIDDTSSEVLDELYRVTKEYTQNKKEAEKIIKNLIKTVIKLAILYRNNQFNQDELALMEKFKKKVHQLAMTVVSFHQVDYTFDRNVLSRLLNECRELLHQIIQRHLTAKSHGRVNNVFDHFSDCEFLAALYNPFGNFKPHLQKLCDGINKMLDEENI from the coding sequence TGGCCACAGATGTCTTTAATTCCAAAAACCTGGCCGTGCAGGCACAAAAGAAGATCTTGGGTAAAATGGTATCCAAATCCATCGCCACCACCTTAATAGACGACACAAGCAGCGAGGTCTTAGATGAGCTGTACAGGGTGACCAAGGAGTATACCCAAAAcaagaaggaggcagagaaaatcatcaaaaacctcatcaaaacagtcatcaaactgGCCATTCTTTACAGGAATAACCAGTTTAATCAAGATGAGCTGGCACTGATGGAGAAATTTAAGAAGAAAGTTCATCAGCTCGCTATGACCGTGGTCAGTTTCCATCAGGTGGATTACACCTTTGACCGGAACGTGTTATCCAGGCTGCTTAATGAATGCAGAGAGTTGCTCCACCAGATCATTCAGCGTCACCTCACTGCAAAATCACACGGACGAGTCAATAATGTCTTTGATCATTTTTCAGATTGTGAATTTTTGGCTGCCTTGTATAAtccttttggaaattttaaacCCCACTTACAAAAACTTTGTGATGGTATCAACAAAATGTTAGATGAAGAGAACATATGA
- the TNFAIP8 gene encoding tumor necrosis factor alpha-induced protein 8 isoform X4 has product MVSKSIATTLIDDTSSEVLDELYRVTKEYTQNKKEAEKIIKNLIKTVIKLAILYRNNQFNQDELALMEKFKKKVHQLAMTVVSFHQVDYTFDRNVLSRLLNECRELLHQIIQRHLTAKSHGRVNNVFDHFSDCEFLAALYNPFGNFKPHLQKLCDGINKMLDEENI; this is encoded by the coding sequence ATGGTATCCAAATCCATCGCCACCACCTTAATAGACGACACAAGCAGCGAGGTCTTAGATGAGCTGTACAGGGTGACCAAGGAGTATACCCAAAAcaagaaggaggcagagaaaatcatcaaaaacctcatcaaaacagtcatcaaactgGCCATTCTTTACAGGAATAACCAGTTTAATCAAGATGAGCTGGCACTGATGGAGAAATTTAAGAAGAAAGTTCATCAGCTCGCTATGACCGTGGTCAGTTTCCATCAGGTGGATTACACCTTTGACCGGAACGTGTTATCCAGGCTGCTTAATGAATGCAGAGAGTTGCTCCACCAGATCATTCAGCGTCACCTCACTGCAAAATCACACGGACGAGTCAATAATGTCTTTGATCATTTTTCAGATTGTGAATTTTTGGCTGCCTTGTATAAtccttttggaaattttaaacCCCACTTACAAAAACTTTGTGATGGTATCAACAAAATGTTAGATGAAGAGAACATATGA